Genomic segment of Eupeodes corollae chromosome 2, idEupCoro1.1, whole genome shotgun sequence:
CTCAGTAGCACAATGCAATGCTCATCAAAACAAGGCAACTTCAGTTCTGTTCCGCGTCCTTCCAATCATTATCCATGGGCAAAACGGCAAAGTCAAAGTTTATGCCTTTCTTGACGAAGGGTCTTCGCTTTCATTGATGGATGACGCACTCCAGAAAGAATTAGGAATCCATGGACAAGCAGATCCACTTTGCCTCAAATGGACTGGCAATACGCACCGTATGGAAAAGGACTCAAAGATCGTATCCTTGAGTGTGTCTGGGATGAACAGCACGAAGAAATATCGTTTAAATAACATCCATACTGTAAAGTCGCTTGACCTACCAGTTCAGACAATCTGCATGGACAACTTGGTAAAACGTTATCCGTATTTGAAAGGAATCCCGATCGAACCTTATGAGCAGGCAACACCTAGGATCTTAATTGGCCTCGACAATGCCAACTTAGGATTACCACTGAAATTCAAGGATGGTGGGCGCAACGACCCACTGGCTACGAAGACTCGTCTGGGCTGGGTTGTCTATGGTCCCTACGAAAACGAAACCAGTACTAAACTGCCACCAAAGGTCGACAATCACACCCATGAGAGCTTCCACCATTGCGAATGTGAACAAAGCACAAACATCAAACTCAGCGATATGCTCAAAGATTTCTTTTCATTGGAGAGTCTTGGAATAGTTCCAGTTCAACCTCAAACAGCAATGTCAAATGAAGACAAACGAGCCCTTCATATCCTGGAGTCAGAAACCAAACGTGTGAACAACCACTTCGAAACATCGTTGCTCTGGAAGTACGATCACGTGCAACTTCCCAATAGTCGGCCAATGGCAATTCGTCGATTTGAATGCCTACAAAAGAAATTAAGACGTGAACCGTCATTGAGAGAGAATTTAAAACACCAAATTAACGACTACCTTTCTAAAGGATACATTCGGAAGCTGACCCCAGAAGAACTACACGAAGATCATTCCCGCATTTGGTATCTGCCTATCTTCCCAGTCACGAACCCTAACAAACCGGGAAAGATAAGGCTAGTCTGGGACGCGGCAGCCCAGGTTAACGGAGTTTCGTTGAACTCGGTTCTACTCAAAGGACCTGACCAGCTGACTTCATTGATGGGAGTCCTCTACCGCTTCAGAGAAAGAAAATTTGCCATATGTGGTGATATTCGTGAGATGTATCATCAAGTTCTCATCAGAAATGAAGACCAACATGCCCAACGATTCTTGTGGTCCCAAGACGATTCCCAATACGAGCCAGATACTTATGTCATGCAGGTAATGACATTTGGTGCAACATGCTCTCCTTCCTCTGCACAGTACGTAAAGAATAAGAACGCTTTAGAGTTCCAAGAAGCTTATCCGAGAGCTGTAAGATGCATCACAACAAATCATTATGTTGACGACTTGCTCGAAAGTGTTGATACGGAGGCCGAAGCACTTCAATTGGCAACTGATGTTTCGATGATTCATAAACACGGTGGCTTCGAAATCGGCAAATGGATTTCCAACTCATCCAAAGTCTTAACGCAACTAGGAGAAAGTTCAACGACGAGCCAACGAAATCTCAACATAAGCGACGCTGAAACAGCCAAGGTACTAGGTTTGTGGTGGTGCACTTCCACAGACTCTTTCAAGTTCATATTAAATCCAATCAACAATGGCATGCTGCAGACGTACCGCAGGCCGACAAAGAGGGAAGTGCTCCGTGTACTAATGTCAATCTTCGACCCATTAGGATTGATAGCAAATTACACAATCTACTTGAAGATACTTCTGCAAGACATTTGGAGAACACCAGTTGAATGGGATGAACCCATAGGCGATGAACACTTCACGCGTTGGCTACGATGGATCAAGCTTctgaaacaaattgaaattatttccaTTCCTAGATGCTACTTGGACAAACTAAAATTTGACGATGATAGTGAAACTCAATTGCATATATTTGTCGATGCAAGTGACAAAGCGTATGCCGCCGTTGCTTACATCAGGGTGAGCTCAGGAGGCAAAGTCGAATGCAGATTGGTAGGAGCAAAGTCACGAGTGGCACCACTGAAGTTGGTTTCAATTCCTCGACTCGAACTAGAAGCGGCGAGACTTGGATGTCGTTTTTCCGCGTTCATAAAAGAAAACCATTCTATCAAATTATCACGTTCGTACTTCTGGACAGATTCACGCACCGTCTTATGTTGGATACGTTCAGATCATCGTCGCTATCGCCAATTTGTTGCCTTTCGTGTGGGAGAAATAGTTGAAAATACGAACATCAATGATTGGAGATACATACCAACTAAAGTGAACGTTGCAGATGAATGTACTAAATGGCAAAAAAGTCCAACATTCGAATCATCCAGTCGGTGGTACCTTGGCCCATCGTTTTTAAAACATCCAGAAGAAGACTGGCCAGATGACATCCCAAAGACTATCACAACAGATGAAGAAGTCAAGAGTAATCTGTTCATcgacaaatataaatatagatCTGAATGCATCATAAACgtcaaacgattttcaaaatggaAACGCCTACTACGATCTCAGGTATATGTtttcagatttatttttaattgcaggtcgaaaagaaacaaagtgcCAAAACGTTTGGGAATAATTTCGAAAGATGAGTACCAAGAAGCTGAAAACTATCTTTATCGCCAAGCACAACTGGAATCATATACCAAAGAAGTAAGAATTCTCGAGGCCAAAGACAACTTACCATATAAAGAGGGAAAAGGGCTTGATGCAAGTAGCAACATTTATACTCTTTCACCGTATTTAGACAACGACAAGATCCTTCGCGTTCGTGGACGAATTGATGCTGCTGTTGGGGTATCACTAGGCATGAAAAGACCGATTCTTCTCGATAGACAGACTTACCTCGCCGGTCTTATTATTCAACACTATCATGAGCAATATCATCATTTGAATAATGAGACAGTAATAAATGAGTTACGCCAAAGGTTCTGGATACCAAAGATACGTGTCGCTGTTAAACATGCAATCAAAAACTGCCAGATGTGCAAGATTAAGAAAGCAGTTCCACAAGCACCGATAATGGGAGATCTTCCAGCAGCAAGGCTCTCAACATTCTCTCGGCCTTTTTCATTTTCCGGAATCGACTATTTTGGCCCAATGACAGTTGCAATCGGAAGACGAACTGAGAAACGCTGGGGTGTGATTATCACTTGCCTAACAACACGAGCCATCCACATCGAACTGGCAAACAGTCTCTCGTCTGATTCTTGCATATTGGCCATAAAGCGTTTCACAGCTAGACGTGGAATTCCATTAGAATTCTTCAGCGATAATGGCACTAATTTCCACGGAGCTGACCGTGAACTTCAGCAAGCGGCAAGTATATCACAGAGCCTGGCTGCAGAATTTACCTGTTCTACCACAAAATGGACTTTCATTCCCCCATCATCGCCTCACATGGGAGGAAGTTGGGAGAGAATGGTTCGAGCAACAAAAACTGTGCTGAAACAAGTTATGCCAACACGCAATCCATCTGATGAACTTTTACATAGCATGATGATCGAAGTTGAACGAATCATTAATTGCCATCCGTTGACATACGTTCCAGTAGAGACTGAAAATGATGAGGCGTTAACACCAAACCATTTCCTTCTTGGATCATCCGATGGAAGCAAAGTTGACAGTATACCAACTGAAGAAGGAATACTCTTGCGAAAAAATTGGATGAAAGTACAGCAATATGCCAATATCTTCTGGAAGCGATGGATCAATGAGTACCTTCCTACTCTCACCCGCAGGACTAAATGGCATGCACCAACAAAACCCATTGAGAAGGGAGATATTGTTATCGTCGTAGATGATTCTAACCCGAGAAATCTGTGGCCGAAAGGACGAATACTGGACACAGTCATCAGCAAGAATAGTGGACAAGTCCGACAAGTCACCGTACAGACAAATTCTGGAATCTACGTTCGCCCAGCAGTTAAAATAGCCGTTCTTGATGTTTTTAAGGATGGTAAGCCAACGAAGGACGTCGTCGTACCGGAGGGGAGTGTTGGCAATACTGCCACCACATCAAAAACGCCACCAAGCAGCGAACTTTTGAACCTCCAGCTGATATGAGGAAAAGCGACAAAACTTACCAGAGAAagaaggaaaatacaaaaattgttccaacgttcttttttttcgatttgattCTTTTTGTTCGACGAGACCACATGAGCGGAAGAAAATACGAAATTTAAAGTcttcgtttttgtattttttctaagataaataaataagtaaaaggTACAATTGCGAGTTCTATTATTTTTGCTAATTTATGGAATAGATTTTCaacagaaagaaaagaaaaaaaaaactcaattgtgtgtacattttaaatcatcattttcattttattttattcctccTTAGCCACCAGGAGTAGGGTAAAATATTATACCAGGGACACAAAAAGCCCCTTTTGACGTTGACATTTTCTGTGTCACAAAACTGAGCAGAgcacaaaaaatcaaaagaagaaaatacagaaaaaaatggCGCACTCGAAATTGCACAGGCATAATATACACTATACAGTGCAGTATCAGTAAATTGTACATTGGTAGAAAAGTCAAAGCCTGTCAGTTGATAAACGTCGTTGCGTTGTCGGTCGGTCGTTGCTCGTTGCTCGTTGCTCGTCCGTTCACACAATCAATTTCAATTGCATTTCAACTTCATGTACATAGGTATAGTAAACTACATCGAAGAGTGAACATTTTGTGTTGCTGTCAGATAAGACGACAAATGACTTTATGTACACATAATACGAGTtatgtatttaaatgaaaattgaaattaatttcatatacacatgaaagaagaaaataaaaatgtgtgtattttaTACATAATGATAGAGACTGAATGACTTTCTTATGAAAAGATTgatgtaaagaaataaaataaacaatcattAAGGGGATGTGTTCAAGAGGTTgtcaattataatttaattccgATTTTTGACATACACAGGACAATTTAAAATACTCTTTCAGATTCTGTCTATTGACATGTCAACTAAAAGCTATACACTAAGCTTGTATCGTACGATAAAAGTCAAAATGGACAAGAATATTCAGTTAGAGGGAAATGGAAATTGAGTGTATGCAAGTGCAACACAATCATGTTAACCAAAAATCATGTAGCTACTagactttaaataaaaccaatggcgcaaagttttaaatgatttagtaaaatgtcaaagccatttttagcaattttctaaGCTTAACATTAAcgattcaaaatcaatttctcTAATACTTAAaatactgcaaaaaaaaatccgaAGATATCAGTGatcctaaaatcaattttaatactaaataacgAAAACTTAATCttaaaccaagaaaattaaacaaaaacaaaacggttAACGTTGCGCTCTTATATGAGTAAGACGTATTTTTCCTTCTATAACTAGTCAAACCGATCCAAAATAACGAAGCGATTACGCAGCCTAAGCAACGAAGATCTTAGATCTTCAATCGCgaaagtgcaaaaaaaaaatttaataatgtcAAAGCGAGGTGATTCATCCAGTACTAATTACTGGAAACCCTTGCAAGTGTTAAGTGCTAGTGATGACACCGGTGAGAATGATGATGACATGTCCCCGGCGGAAAATGTCACTAAAGCTATTGCCCCTCCTATTAAACTACTCCAAAAATCTACAGAGTTTGTTCATAATTTAATGAAAgaacttaaaatagaaaattattctataaaaaaaatatccattgggattaaaattttttgtgaaTGCATAACGTCCTTTAATTTAGTTTGCGCGGCTTTAAAAGACAAGATGTGTCAATATTTCACTCACGACCTCAAAAGTGAAAGAGCGTTCAAAGTTGTTCTCTTTGGgttagacgaagtaaaaattgatactctCAAATTCGAACTATCTAAATTAGGCTTACAATGCAAAGATattaaaatggttaaaaagaACTATGACCATTATACTGAAGTGTTTTATATAGTTTTCCTTGAAAGGCAAAGTGTCAAAATTGCggacttaagaaaaaatattcgtcACGTTCTTCGTACTCAAGTTCGTTGGGAGTTTCAACGaagactgaaaaataaaattactcaaTGCCAAAATTGCCAAATGTATGGTCATGGTGAGAAAAACTGCAGTATCAAAACCTACTGTGCAAATTGCTCTCAACCCCACAAAACTACCGAGTGCACTTCTACAGGCATTTTCAAATGCGCAAATTGTAAGGGAAATCACAAATCAACTGATATCAGCTGTCCCCGTAGAGTAAAATACCTCGAAATAAgaggtaaaacaaaatacaagaaaagTCCAGCAATGACTCACGCTCAGCCAAACCAGCATAGT
This window contains:
- the LOC129944792 gene encoding uncharacterized protein LOC129944792; this encodes MVQCDKCDKWYHFTCVKVTSEIEKEDWICQECFNNHDEDGKSIRSKAQTKGSSSKCSRRHRHNLALQRLEEEKELSDKREKEAHQRQAKLDKEYLDKRFELLMNFSSESEAEDDAVETQIMAKERVTDWLEKEPKAANEKQNDKGVMKLPQPARTATQLSMEFHHEVIKCQKPQPLQTSLANSNQNSGDYNAGRSYEQCHNNESQRQHLRQRENNHLNPSGNHYFEPNLPTAYQLAARQSLPNELPIFTGRSEEWPIFITMFEGTTLSCGFNQVENLLRLQKCLKGNAYEAVRSRLTQPKNVPRIIETLKETYGRPEVVLDSLIIRVQNEPAPRADKLESIIPFALAVDNICSTMEACDMFDHLYNPSVLRALVEKLPPTIKLQWASHMESLRDVNLITFGDWLTKLSRTINRVTFTSPNVNTKAERRGEKGHVNIHNEEKSQKIKTCRICQQQCNKIESCQQFNTMTLNEKWNAVKQNNLCRTCLHFHPKSRCSVNSKCGVNGCYFRHHKLLHNPKNDASSVAQCNAHQNKATSVLFRVLPIIIHGQNGKVKVYAFLDEGSSLSLMDDALQKELGIHGQADPLCLKWTGNTHRMEKDSKIVSLSVSGMNSTKKYRLNNIHTVKSLDLPVQTICMDNLVKRYPYLKGIPIEPYEQATPRILIGLDNANLGLPLKFKDGGRNDPLATKTRLGWVVYGPYENETSTKLPPKVDNHTHESFHHCECEQSTNIKLSDMLKDFFSLESLGIVPVQPQTAMSNEDKRALHILESETKRVNNHFETSLLWKYDHVQLPNSRPMAIRRFECLQKKLRREPSLRENLKHQINDYLSKGYIRKLTPEELHEDHSRIWYLPIFPVTNPNKPGKIRLVWDAAAQVNGVSLNSVLLKGPDQLTSLMGVLYRFRERKFAICGDIREMYHQVLIRNEDQHAQRFLWSQDDSQYEPDTYVMQVMTFGATCSPSSAQYVKNKNALEFQEAYPRAVRCITTNHYVDDLLESVDTEAEALQLATDVSMIHKHGGFEIGKWISNSSKVLTQLGESSTTSQRNLNISDAETAKVLGLWWCTSTDSFKFILNPINNGMLQTYRRPTKREVLRVLMSIFDPLGLIANYTIYLKILLQDIWRTPVEWDEPIGDEHFTRWLRWIKLLKQIEIISIPRCYLDKLKFDDDSETQLHIFVDASDKAYAAVAYIRVSSGGKVECRLVGAKSRVAPLKLVSIPRLELEAARLGCRFSAFIKENHSIKLSRSYFWTDSRTVLCWIRSDHRRYRQFVAFRVGEIVENTNINDWRYIPTKVNVADECTKWQKSPTFESSSRWYLGPSFLKHPEEDWPDDIPKTITTDEEVKSNLFIDKYKYRSECIINVKRFSKWKRLLRSQVYVFRFIFNCRSKRNKVPKRLGIISKDEYQEAENYLYRQAQLESYTKEVRILEAKDNLPYKEGKGLDASSNIYTLSPYLDNDKILRVRGRIDAAVGVSLGMKRPILLDRQTYLAGLIIQHYHEQYHHLNNETVINELRQRFWIPKIRVAVKHAIKNCQMCKIKKAVPQAPIMGDLPAARLSTFSRPFSFSGIDYFGPMTVAIGRRTEKRWGVIITCLTTRAIHIELANSLSSDSCILAIKRFTARRGIPLEFFSDNGTNFHGADRELQQAASISQSLAAEFTCSTTKWTFIPPSSPHMGGSWERMVRATKTVLKQVMPTRNPSDELLHSMMIEVERIINCHPLTYVPVETENDEALTPNHFLLGSSDGSKVDSIPTEEGILLRKNWMKVQQYANIFWKRWINEYLPTLTRRTKWHAPTKPIEKGDIVIVVDDSNPRNLWPKGRILDTVISKNSGQVRQVTVQTNSGIYVRPAVKIAVLDVFKDGKPTKDVVVPEGSVGNTATTSKTPPSSELLNLQLI